The following are encoded in a window of Castanea sativa cultivar Marrone di Chiusa Pesio chromosome 5, ASM4071231v1 genomic DNA:
- the LOC142634019 gene encoding protein INCREASED PETAL GROWTH ANISOTROPY 1 gives MVAGKVRMAMGLQKSPASSKRETPPKPPSPSPSPSPTNKAPPKAVFSRSFGVYFPRSSAQVQPRPPDVTELLRVVEDLRERESLLKTELLGHKLLKESVAIVPVLESEISSKNAEIDKASKRVDALEIENQQLRMELEELRTKIECEREESEKKLKAMEAEISELKKTASDRSNSSSSSSSSSILIESEELSSSQRFQGLMEVTVKSNLIKNLKKQHGAVSNFENNQKLEVQEWKKDEADQHERPRHSRCNSEELAESTLSSLRSRPPRVPKPPPRPSSSSSSSSSSCSSNGSCGLTTLQANTPPPPPPPPPMKAAPPPPPPPPPKGMKMGAAKVRRVPEVVEFYHSLMRRESRRDSAASDVAPATANARDMIGEIENRSAHLLAIKSDVETQGDFIRFLIKEIENAAFANIVDVVPFVKWLDDELSYLVDERAVLKHFNWPEQKADALREAAFGYCDLKKLESEATTFRDDARQHCGPALKKMQALLEKLEHGLYNLSRIRESATKRYKVFQIPTDWMLDTGFVAQIKLASVKLAMKYMKRVSAELETVGGGPEEEELIVHGVRFAFRVHQFAGGFDVETMRAFQELRDKARACHVQCQSQQQQKFVCRSTAC, from the exons ATGGTGGCTGGGAAGGTGAGAATGGCAATGGGGCTACAAAAGTCTCCGGCGAGTTCGAAACGAGAAACGCCACCGAAGCCTCCATCGCCGTCGCCGAGTCCGAGTCCGACTAATAAAGCTCCTCCGAAAGCCGTGTTCTCACGCTCCTTCGGCGTGTACTTTCCACGCTCCTCCGCTCAGGTTCAACCTCGCCCACCCGACGTCACCGAGTTGCTTCGCGTCGTCGAAGATCTACGTGAACGAGAGTCGCTGTTGAAAACCGAACTCTTGGGGCACAAGCTTTTGAAAGAGTCGGTGGCTATTGTTCCTGTTCTGGAGAGCGAGATCTCATCCAAGAACGCGGAGATTGATAAGGCTTCGAAGCGAGTGGATGCGTTGGAGATTGAGAACCAACAGTTGAGAATGGAACTGGAGGAGTTGAGGACGAAGATTGAATGCGAAAGAGAAGAAAGCGAGAAAAAGTTGAAGGCAATGGAGGCTGAAATCTCAGAGTTGAAGAAAACGGCGTCGGATCGTAGTAATAGTAGTAGCAGTAGCAGTAGCAGTAGTATTCTAATAGAAAGCGAGGAGCTCTCGTCTTCGCAAAGGTTTCAAGGCTTAATGGAAGTCACTGTGAAATCAAATCTcatcaagaacttgaaaaaGCAACACGGCGCCGTTTCGAACTTCGAGAATAATCAGAAACTTGAAGTGCAAGAGTGGAAGAAAGACGAGGCTGATCAACACGAGAGGCCGAGGCACTCAAGGTGCAACTCGGAGGAACTCGCTGAGTCAACTCTGTCCAGTCTCAGATCTCGCCCGCCTAGGGTTCCAAAGCCACCCCCAAGgccttcttcatcttcatcctcatcatcatcatcgtgtTCCTCCAACGGTTCTTGTGGTTTGACGACATTGCAAGCAAATACTCCTCCTCCGCCGCCGCCGCCTCCTCCAATGAAGGCGGCtccgccaccgccaccgcctCCGCCGCCGAAGGGGATGAAGATGGGGGCAGCGAAGGTGAGGAGAGTGCCGGAAGTGGTTGAGttttaccattctttaatgCGGAGAGAGTCTCGCCGTGACTCCGCCGCCTCTGACGTGGCACCGGCAACCGCCAATGCCCGTGACATGATCGGCGAGATTGAGAACCGGTCTGCTCACTTGCTCGCG ATAAAATCAGACGTAGAAACTCAAGGAGACTTCATAAGGTTTCTGATAAAAGAGATCGAGAATGCTGCATTTGCAAACATTGTGGATGTTGTGCCTTTTGTTAAATGGCTAGACGACGAGCTCTCTTACTTG GTGGATGAAAGAGCAGTGCTGAAACACTTCAATTGGCCAGAGCAGAAAGCGGATGCACTGCGCGAGGCAGCATTTGGGTATTGTGATCTCAAGAAGCTCGAATCTGAGGCTACAACCTTTCGTGACGATGCCCGCCAGCACTGTGGACCTGCTCTCAAGAAAATGCAGGCTCTGCTCGAAAA GTTAGAGCATGGTTTGTATAATCTCTCACGAATTAGAGAATCTGCAACAAAGAGATATAAAGTTTTTCAGATTCCAACGGATTGGATGCTGGATACTGGTTTTGTAGCCCAG ATCAAGCTGGCTTCTGTGAAATTGGCCATGAAGTATATGAAGAGAGTATCTGCAGAGCTCGAAACAGTTGGCGGTGGTCCCGAAGAAGAAGAGCTGATAGTACATGGTGTTAGATTTGCATTCAGAGTACACCAG TTTGCAGGTGGTTTTGATGTTGAAACTATGAGGGCCTTCCAGGAGCTTAGAGATAAAGCCAGAGCATGCCATGTACAATGCCAAAGCCAGCAACAACAGAAATTTGTGTGCAGGTCTACAGCTTGTTAA
- the LOC142635270 gene encoding uncharacterized protein LOC142635270, which translates to MWDSKVGKKQAFCFDDSKDEEAVLDEEVENIREGLATVKFSQEFKRQIRTPWSKALIVKVYGRMVGFNFIHNRLLALWKLARGLDCEPDFRPATASVTSVAVWVRLNKLPIEYNNSKALLLIEKSIGNVLRVDTHTTTEARGRFARLCVQIDVEKPLIMALLIGKFEQRVCYEGVQKFCFSCGRICHRKESCPYIVLPGSAAREERSVVDGAVGGHLCDEHAFEQTGDREGPSSDVHESVHDKE; encoded by the exons ATGTGGGATTCCAAGGTGGGAAAGAAGCAG GCTTTTTGTTTTGACGATAGTAAGGATGAAGAAGCAGTCTTGGATGAGGAGGTAGAGAATATTCGTGAAGGGCTAGCTACTGTCAAGTTCTCTCAAGAGTTCAAACGGCAGATAAGAACCCCATGGTCTAAAGCACTCATTGTTAAGGTCTATGGAAGGATGGTTGGGTTCAACTTCATTCACAATAGGTTATTAGCGTTGTGGAAACTTGCAAGGGGATTGGATTGC GAGCCAGATTTTAGGCCAGCGACAGCGAGCGTTACCTCTGTAGCGGTTTGGGTAAGGCTTAACAAGCTCCCTATAGAGTACAACAACTCTAAAGCTCTCCTTCTTATCGAGAAGTCCATTGGAAATGTTCTAAGGGTTGATACGCACACTACCACAGAAGCTAGAGGGAGGTTTGCGAGATTGTGTGTCCAAATAGATGTTGAGAAACCATTAATTATGGCACTGTTAATTGGGAAATTCGAGCAACGGGTTTGCTATGAGGGTGTCCAAAAGTTTTGCTTCTCTTGTGGAAGAATCTGCCATAGGAAGGAGTCTTGTCCATACATCGTACTACCTGGCTCGGCTGCTAGGGAGGAGAGATCGGTGGTCGATGGTGCCGTGGGTGGTCACTTATGCGATGAGCATGCTTTTGAGCAGACAGGAGACAGGGAGGGTCCCAGCAGTGACGTGCATGAGAGTGTGCATGATAAGGAGTAG